The stretch of DNA AGTCGGTGATAGCTTTTTAAAACGTTAACTTGGCGCATTTGAAAGCGTCCACGTTATTTTTCCAGAATATGCCCCAGGTGTTGCTGCCGCATTAGTTTCAAACAATAACCCAGTATCTTTGGTCCAATTTTTTGTCACATCGTATTCATCCGCATCACTGGTACTTTCGTGACTGTCAATCACGGTACCAGACCCATTAATGACGGTTGATTGGTCACCATTTTTATAGACGACCTGACCAGGTAACTTGCGACCAGCTTCAGTCGTAAAGTCACCGGCACTTGCTTGCAATTGCCAGCTAGATCCCTTGCCACGATCATCAGCGACAACTAATTCCCAGTCATCTTCTCGCTGCGAGGTTTGGGCCTTACCGTCTAACGTAATAGCTGAAAACTTGCTGGCACTGGCAACGGTCTTGAAGCCGAGCGAACCACTGGTCACATGAATTTTAATATGAACCGTATCTGACGTATTTTCGTCATCATCCATCACATACACATCTAAGGTATTATCACCAACATGCAGCTGATTTGACTTCAAGGCTATTCTCAATACCCCAGATTCATCATCATCACTTAGCCTAAAAGGATCTAAATCCGTGCCGTTTAATTCGGAATAAACCGTAATCCAACTGTTGGTCAGCTGTTCTGAGTCTTCGGCTAACACTAGGCCAGAAATCTTTAAATCACTACCGTTATCAATCGTATAATCCTGAGTTGGAATGTAGAGTGTCAATGGCTGCGCAACTGTAATCAGGTAATCCGGTGCGGTAGTTTTAGCTTCATATTTTTCATTCGCGAAAACGGCATCCGTTGCCGTTGTTTGCGTGTTAACTTTGACACTATCGGCTTTACCGGTCAACGTAATCGTCGCCTTGGCATTGCCAGCATGCAGATTCTTCCCAATGTCATACGTCACACTCTCGGCGCCAGCTTCAGGCGCTTTTAAGAACTGAGTCGCGCCATCCGCGTATTTAATCGTTGCCTCGCTAAAGGTCACCGCTTTTGGCAGATCGATGTTTGCCGTAATCCGCTCCCAATCGATTTGCCCGTCTTTATAATTAAGATTGTAGGTATATTCCAACTCATCATTGGCTTTTACCTTACTACCAGTGGTCACTTCGCGATTCTTCGTCTTATCAAAGACCTTCATATCCGCATCCACATCAATATTTAAATGCGTGATGGATTCGAAGACGACCAAACTATTCCCAGCATTACTCCCGTTGGTACCGACAAAACCCCAGTGAACCAAGCCATTAGTACTATGGAACTGACTTGTATCGATCACTTCCGAACGTGTGATTGGGTTAGCATTGGTCGACCCATCAGGATTAACATCATTCAAGGTATAAGTCATCGTTTTAGTGCTAGCATCCCACTTTAAAACCAAGTGATGCCAAGCCGCATCCGTCAAGCTCAAGCTCGGAACTGGATTGGTATGTGCTTGGGTAAAGAGATAGCGATCTGCCCATAAAAGTTGCGTGACTTTTTTATTAATATACGTGTCCGCTAAACCCGGATAACCGGTTGCCATGTGCTGACCTTTAATGCCGACATCAAAGGCACTACCACTCCCGGCATCACTATAGGAACTCGACGTGTTGGAATACGTATCAAATTCAAGCGCCCAACTATTCTGAATCGCGGTTGCCGCAATTTCCGCCGAATCCGTTCGACTTTTATCGTCATCAACGCCCCAAACCCCCATCGTTTCACCGATGATGTTTTGCTTGGTGTAACTGGAAGCGGCAGTGGTGCCATTAGGATCATTTTGCAGGACAAACGCCAGCCCGTCACCGGCTTTGCTTTTAGAAGCCCCAAAGTAGAGCCACATGGATAAAGTCGTATCTTGGTTTAAGTCAAACTGATTGGTATCACTTGACCAAACCCCACCTAATTGGCGTTTAGAATTATTAATCTGAACTGCTTGCGTATTAGGTGAAGCTGAATTGGTCACATTTTGAATGCTCGC from Lactiplantibacillus brownii encodes:
- a CDS encoding lectin-like domain-containing protein, yielding MRKRLTIGLLAGLMVMVGLGFTAMRSQAADTDPTAASPLDTAPSGLDQLDKLFTVPAVFSDGVSNAASIQNVTNSASPNTQAVQINNSKRQLGGVWSSDTNQFDLNQDTTLSMWLYFGASKSKAGDGLAFVLQNDPNGTTAASSYTKQNIIGETMGVWGVDDDKSRTDSAEIAATAIQNSWALEFDTYSNTSSSYSDAGSGSAFDVGIKGQHMATGYPGLADTYINKKVTQLLWADRYLFTQAHTNPVPSLSLTDAAWHHLVLKWDASTKTMTYTLNDVNPDGSTNANPITRSEVIDTSQFHSTNGLVHWGFVGTNGSNAGNSLVVFESITHLNIDVDADMKVFDKTKNREVTTGSKVKANDELEYTYNLNYKDGQIDWERITANIDLPKAVTFSEATIKYADGATQFLKAPEAGAESVTYDIGKNLHAGNAKATITLTGKADSVKVNTQTTATDAVFANEKYEAKTTAPDYLITVAQPLTLYIPTQDYTIDNGSDLKISGLVLAEDSEQLTNSWITVYSELNGTDLDPFRLSDDDESGVLRIALKSNQLHVGDNTLDVYVMDDDENTSDTVHIKIHVTSGSLGFKTVASASKFSAITLDGKAQTSQREDDWELVVADDRGKGSSWQLQASAGDFTTEAGRKLPGQVVYKNGDQSTVINGSGTVIDSHESTSDADEYDVTKNWTKDTGLLFETNAAATPGAYSGKITWTLSNAPS